A region from the Kineothrix sp. IPX-CK genome encodes:
- a CDS encoding isochorismatase family cysteine hydrolase, whose translation MKKILVVIDMQNDFIDGTLGTREAQAIIENVIAKIHDYPTDCIYATRDTHEENYLETSEGRYLPVKHCIAGTKGWEIRKEVAEAMPKAIVIDKPSFGSSELCERLYEESGKEEIEIELVGLCTDICVVTNALLLKTRLPETKVSVDASCCAGVTVESHEAALTTMKMCQVEVD comes from the coding sequence ATGAAAAAAATATTAGTGGTAATCGATATGCAGAATGATTTTATAGACGGAACGCTGGGGACAAGGGAGGCTCAGGCGATTATAGAGAATGTGATCGCTAAGATTCATGATTATCCGACAGACTGTATTTATGCGACGAGAGATACTCATGAAGAAAACTACCTGGAGACCTCTGAGGGCAGATATCTTCCGGTAAAACATTGTATCGCAGGAACGAAGGGCTGGGAAATACGCAAGGAAGTGGCGGAAGCAATGCCCAAGGCCATCGTGATAGACAAGCCGTCTTTCGGTTCTTCAGAGCTTTGCGAAAGGTTGTATGAAGAGTCTGGGAAGGAAGAAATAGAGATAGAATTAGTAGGGCTGTGCACGGACATCTGCGTGGTGACAAATGCCCTGCTTTTAAAAACCAGGCTGCCGGAGACAAAAGTCAGTGTGGATGCCTCCTGTTGTGCGGGTGTGACAGTGGAAAGCCATGAAGCGGCGTTAACTACAATGAAGATGTGTCAGGTGGAAGTCGATTAA
- the rnr gene encoding ribonuclease R, translated as MYVPMKEKEMAAFMQVAKEDRAEFHKVLDELLAEGKIGITSKGKYTKPDENIVTGTFISNAKGFGFVEVEGRTEDLFIPETRTGDAFHKDTVQARLLPGQRGKRQEAEVIKVLGHGTTQIVGTFQKSKNFGFVIPDNIKLASDIFIPLERSKGAVDGHKVVAEITDYGNEQKNKKPEGKVVEILGHINDPGVDILSIVKNFELPIGFEEKVLNQAQRVSPEVLDTDREGREDLRNVQMVTIDGEDAKDLDDAVSVSRMGENYLLGVHIADVTNYVQENSALDREALKRGTSVYLVDRVIPMLPHVLSNGICSLNQGVDRLALSCLMTVSPKGEVIDYRIVESVICVDRRMTYTSVKKILEDKDEAERREYEAFVPMFELMEELAGILRAKRKKRGSIDFDFPETKIILDKEGHPLEIKPYERNTATKIIEDFMLLANETVAQHFYWLELPFVYRIHDNPDPEKIMQLSVFISNFGYGIKTSKEEVHPKEIQKLLGKIEGTPEEALISRLTLRSMKQAKYSVECTGHFGLACQYYCHFTSPIRRYPDLQIHRIIKEQLRGRLKENRILHYNEILPAVADRSSKMERRADEAERETDKLKKTEYMEKHIGERFEGVISGITSWGIYVELPNTVEGLIHVSSLMGDYFYYDEVNYEMVGRDFGKKYKLGERIAIIVEGTDRFARTVDFVEDDDYGERSDEAGRE; from the coding sequence ATGTATGTTCCCATGAAAGAAAAGGAAATGGCAGCGTTCATGCAAGTTGCGAAAGAGGACAGAGCAGAATTTCACAAAGTTCTTGATGAACTCCTGGCGGAAGGCAAGATAGGCATTACTTCTAAAGGAAAATATACAAAACCTGATGAAAACATTGTGACGGGAACCTTTATCAGCAATGCTAAGGGCTTCGGCTTTGTGGAGGTGGAAGGAAGAACGGAGGATTTGTTCATTCCCGAGACAAGGACCGGTGATGCTTTTCACAAGGATACCGTTCAGGCAAGGCTTCTTCCGGGACAGAGAGGAAAACGGCAGGAGGCTGAGGTCATCAAGGTGCTCGGTCATGGAACGACGCAGATTGTCGGTACTTTCCAGAAATCTAAGAATTTCGGTTTCGTAATACCGGACAATATAAAACTTGCGTCGGATATCTTCATTCCGTTGGAGCGCTCCAAGGGAGCAGTAGATGGTCATAAAGTGGTGGCGGAAATCACCGATTACGGCAACGAGCAGAAGAATAAGAAACCGGAAGGAAAAGTCGTAGAAATACTGGGGCATATCAACGATCCCGGCGTGGATATATTATCTATTGTAAAGAACTTCGAATTGCCCATAGGTTTTGAGGAGAAGGTTTTAAATCAAGCTCAAAGGGTATCTCCAGAGGTGTTGGATACCGACAGAGAGGGCAGAGAAGATTTAAGAAATGTGCAGATGGTAACGATAGACGGAGAAGATGCGAAGGACTTGGACGATGCTGTCAGCGTGTCTAGAATGGGAGAGAATTATTTGTTAGGCGTTCATATCGCAGATGTGACGAACTATGTGCAGGAGAATTCGGCTCTCGACAGAGAAGCGCTAAAGCGCGGAACAAGCGTTTATTTGGTAGATCGCGTTATTCCCATGCTGCCTCATGTTCTGTCCAACGGTATATGCTCATTGAATCAGGGCGTAGACAGACTGGCGCTGAGCTGCCTGATGACGGTAAGCCCCAAAGGAGAAGTAATTGATTACCGCATTGTGGAGTCCGTAATATGTGTAGATCGGCGAATGACCTATACCAGTGTAAAAAAGATACTGGAGGATAAGGACGAAGCAGAGCGCAGGGAGTATGAAGCATTCGTTCCCATGTTCGAACTTATGGAGGAGTTGGCGGGAATACTGAGGGCGAAGAGAAAAAAACGAGGTTCCATAGATTTCGATTTCCCGGAGACGAAGATCATACTGGATAAAGAGGGGCATCCCTTGGAGATTAAGCCTTACGAGCGGAATACTGCGACGAAAATCATTGAGGATTTTATGCTTCTGGCCAACGAAACGGTGGCGCAGCATTTTTACTGGCTGGAGCTACCCTTCGTATATAGGATACATGATAACCCGGATCCGGAAAAAATCATGCAGTTAAGCGTGTTCATCAGCAACTTCGGTTATGGAATCAAGACCTCTAAGGAGGAAGTGCATCCTAAAGAAATTCAAAAGCTTCTTGGGAAGATAGAGGGAACGCCGGAGGAGGCATTGATTAGCAGACTCACCTTACGGAGCATGAAGCAGGCGAAATATTCTGTGGAATGTACCGGACATTTCGGGTTGGCCTGTCAGTATTATTGTCACTTTACGTCTCCTATCCGAAGATATCCGGACTTGCAGATCCATAGAATTATTAAGGAGCAACTCAGAGGGCGTTTGAAGGAGAACCGTATTCTGCATTATAACGAGATACTTCCCGCAGTGGCAGATCGTTCCTCCAAGATGGAGAGACGTGCGGATGAGGCAGAAAGAGAGACTGACAAATTAAAGAAGACGGAATATATGGAAAAGCATATCGGAGAACGCTTCGAGGGAGTGATTTCCGGTATCACAAGCTGGGGTATTTATGTGGAGCTTCCCAATACCGTAGAGGGGCTTATACACGTTTCATCGCTGATGGGAGATTATTTCTATTACGATGAGGTGAATTATGAGATGGTAGGAAGAGACTTTGGCAAGAAGTATAAATTGGGAGAGAGGATCGCGATAATCGTGGAGGGCACCGACCGTTTTGCGAGAACCGTGGATTTTGTAGAGGATGATGATTATGGCGAAAGAAGCGATGAAGCTGGTCGCGAATAA
- a CDS encoding glycoside hydrolase family 3 protein, whose amino-acid sequence MKRKRGAIKVILLCALLTALAGCGTETESAANVQKDTESVPVPREEESASISKESLDEIMMRLTTGQKAAQMVQGAVYSITEEDMRKYDYGSVLSTFGVPMEAQEWREIILGLQKNALESEAGIPYIYGNDAVHGVNTCAGTVVFPHNIGIGAANDEALTYQMGLAVADETRLAGVLWTFSPCVAAAEDPRWGRTYESYSTESELIKKMASSFSKGLIDGGALPCAKHFLGDGNTTYGSGENSDETYRLIDRGNAQMSEAEIQEQLDIYQAMIDSGVKTIMISHSSLNGIKMHENEKYIMMLKEEMGFDGFIVSDWNSIHNISGGNLKEQTIAAVNAGIDMLMEDTSYEECRKYIVEGVENGNIPRERFEDAVRRIISVKMELGIFDDPMMENQNTRKDRAGTEEYRELARTLVEESLVLLKNEEELLPLKKGTRIFVTGPAADDTGVQCGGWTVSWQGGTDADKNKKWIPEGKSILDGLKALAEEYEFTVITDESQASQADVTLLCLGERPYAEWEGDSEDISITGKLALAGNKKAIELADSLGLPTITLLVAGRNVMIGEYLDHWDAAVICYLPGSEGDGIANVLSGKKSFQGTLPMPYYSETGAIGTEEVLFPVGYGLQY is encoded by the coding sequence ATGAAGCGAAAGAGAGGAGCAATAAAAGTAATATTACTATGTGCCCTTCTGACTGCTTTGGCCGGATGCGGCACAGAAACAGAATCGGCGGCAAATGTGCAAAAAGATACTGAAAGCGTTCCTGTTCCCAGGGAAGAGGAAAGTGCAAGTATTTCTAAGGAGTCGTTGGACGAAATTATGATGCGGCTCACCACCGGGCAAAAAGCAGCACAGATGGTTCAGGGAGCTGTTTATAGCATTACAGAAGAGGATATGAGGAAATACGATTACGGTAGTGTGCTTTCTACCTTTGGTGTACCGATGGAGGCACAGGAATGGCGCGAAATTATTCTCGGCCTCCAGAAAAACGCATTGGAATCTGAAGCAGGAATTCCTTATATTTACGGCAATGACGCCGTGCACGGAGTAAATACCTGCGCGGGAACGGTTGTATTTCCTCATAATATCGGTATAGGAGCCGCTAACGATGAAGCGCTGACTTATCAGATGGGGCTGGCGGTAGCGGACGAAACAAGGCTTGCGGGAGTACTTTGGACATTTTCGCCTTGTGTTGCGGCTGCCGAAGATCCAAGGTGGGGCAGAACTTATGAAAGCTATTCTACCGAATCGGAGCTTATTAAAAAAATGGCAAGTTCTTTTTCCAAGGGCTTGATTGACGGAGGTGCACTTCCCTGCGCAAAACATTTTCTGGGAGACGGCAATACGACTTATGGCAGCGGTGAGAATTCGGACGAGACTTACCGCCTGATTGACAGGGGAAATGCACAGATGTCTGAGGCGGAGATACAGGAACAACTGGATATCTACCAAGCGATGATCGACAGTGGTGTAAAAACGATAATGATCAGTCACAGCAGCTTAAACGGTATAAAAATGCATGAAAATGAGAAATATATCATGATGCTGAAGGAAGAAATGGGATTTGACGGATTTATCGTAAGTGATTGGAATTCTATACATAATATTTCAGGGGGAAATCTGAAAGAACAGACAATCGCTGCAGTCAATGCCGGAATCGATATGCTGATGGAGGATACCTCGTATGAGGAATGCCGCAAGTATATTGTGGAGGGGGTCGAGAACGGAAATATCCCCAGGGAAAGATTTGAAGATGCGGTAAGAAGAATTATATCCGTGAAAATGGAACTTGGTATTTTTGATGATCCTATGATGGAGAATCAAAATACCCGTAAGGACCGAGCGGGTACGGAGGAGTATCGGGAACTGGCCAGAACATTGGTGGAGGAAAGCCTTGTTCTGTTAAAAAATGAAGAGGAATTACTGCCTTTAAAAAAGGGAACACGGATTTTTGTTACAGGCCCGGCAGCGGATGATACAGGTGTCCAGTGCGGCGGCTGGACGGTAAGCTGGCAGGGAGGAACTGACGCGGATAAAAACAAGAAATGGATTCCTGAAGGAAAATCAATTTTAGACGGTCTCAAAGCTCTTGCTGAGGAATATGAATTTACCGTGATAACGGATGAAAGTCAGGCATCGCAGGCAGATGTAACACTTCTATGTCTGGGAGAAAGGCCCTATGCGGAATGGGAAGGTGATAGTGAGGATATCAGTATTACAGGTAAGCTTGCGCTTGCGGGAAACAAGAAAGCGATTGAACTTGCGGATAGTCTTGGACTTCCGACAATTACCCTGCTTGTTGCGGGAAGAAATGTAATGATCGGGGAATATTTAGACCATTGGGATGCGGCAGTTATATGCTACCTGCCGGGAAGTGAAGGGGACGGGATTGCGAATGTTCTAAGCGGCAAGAAAAGTTTTCAGGGAACCTTACCGATGCCATACTATTCAGAAACCGGGGCGATCGGAACTGAGGAGGTTCTTTTTCCGGTCGGTTATGGTTTGCAATATTGA
- a CDS encoding alpha/beta hydrolase, with translation MGFYVTTGDNVRIYVEDLNPGCKKTILFIHGWPGDHNLFEYQFNQIPKLGYRCIGIDIRGFGESDRPFQGYDYATLSDDVRYIVEALRLHDFTLAGHSTGGSISVKYMGRHKGYGVSKLALFAAAAPSLIKLPDFPYGVDKEAITQMIKDTYNDRPQMLQNFGNNFFFQHITEAFSDWFFQMGLRAAGWATASVEETWIKEVLFTDLESIRVPTLIIHGTHDKIVPFELGEVQNKMIPNSKLVPFELSGHATFYDEKDKFNEVLVNFIENC, from the coding sequence ATGGGTTTTTATGTTACTACGGGAGATAATGTAAGAATATATGTAGAGGATCTTAATCCGGGATGTAAAAAGACTATTTTATTTATACATGGATGGCCTGGAGATCACAATTTGTTTGAGTACCAGTTTAATCAAATTCCGAAACTGGGTTACAGATGTATTGGAATAGACATAAGGGGGTTTGGTGAGTCTGATAGACCGTTTCAAGGTTACGATTATGCCACTTTGTCAGATGATGTGAGATATATTGTGGAGGCTTTGCGCCTGCATGACTTTACTTTGGCGGGACATTCTACTGGAGGATCAATTTCAGTAAAGTATATGGGGCGGCATAAAGGTTACGGAGTGTCTAAATTGGCACTTTTTGCTGCAGCCGCGCCAAGCTTAATAAAACTCCCCGATTTTCCTTATGGAGTGGATAAAGAAGCTATCACGCAAATGATCAAAGATACCTATAACGACCGTCCACAAATGCTACAGAATTTTGGAAATAATTTTTTCTTTCAACATATTACGGAAGCTTTTTCAGACTGGTTTTTTCAAATGGGGCTTCGGGCCGCAGGCTGGGCAACCGCTTCTGTTGAAGAAACTTGGATTAAAGAAGTATTATTCACTGATTTAGAATCCATTCGTGTGCCTACTTTGATTATTCATGGAACACATGATAAGATCGTTCCGTTTGAATTAGGTGAGGTACAAAATAAAATGATACCCAATTCCAAGCTGGTACCATTTGAATTATCAGGCCATGCGACTTTCTATGACGAGAAAGATAAATTCAATGAGGTTTTAGTGAATTTTATTGAAAATTGTTGA
- a CDS encoding potassium channel family protein, protein MPGYKSSIAFGVIGLGRFGYALAKTLSDNGKEVLVLDNNESKVKQIQDKVQQAFVIDQLDKPTLEEAGIQNCGTVIVCIGEHIEASILTTLNVIELGVPRVIAKAISAEHGRVLQKIGAEVVYPERERAIRLANSLTTPRVLDYIDLSNQYSISEIRLTEKLHGKTIFELNFRKKFGLNIIAIVRGNETIIEITPDLQLTTNDWVAVVGTKDSIIKFERYLTS, encoded by the coding sequence ATGCCGGGTTATAAATCGAGTATCGCTTTCGGAGTTATAGGACTGGGCCGTTTCGGATATGCCCTTGCGAAGACACTTTCCGACAATGGGAAAGAAGTATTAGTGCTTGATAACAACGAGAGCAAAGTCAAACAAATTCAAGACAAAGTACAGCAAGCCTTTGTGATTGACCAACTGGATAAACCAACGTTGGAGGAGGCCGGAATACAGAATTGTGGCACGGTCATTGTGTGTATTGGAGAACATATTGAAGCCAGTATCCTGACAACGCTCAATGTGATTGAACTGGGTGTTCCTCGTGTCATTGCAAAGGCAATCAGTGCAGAGCACGGAAGGGTATTGCAAAAGATAGGAGCGGAGGTGGTTTATCCGGAGAGGGAACGCGCTATTCGTCTTGCGAATTCACTGACAACGCCAAGGGTATTAGACTATATTGACCTCTCAAATCAATATTCGATTTCAGAGATCAGGTTGACCGAAAAGCTGCATGGAAAAACCATTTTTGAACTGAACTTTCGTAAAAAGTTCGGCCTTAATATTATTGCGATTGTCAGAGGGAATGAAACCATTATTGAGATTACACCTGACCTTCAATTGACAACAAATGATTGGGTCGCCGTTGTGGGTACAAAAGATAGCATTATAAAATTTGAACGGTATTTGACATCATGA
- a CDS encoding DinB family protein, translating into MKRLVTEAMRNQFDSTLHMANVLMKVCPDEIWSSSYHEVPFWQQVFHYVYFVDFWMRERYDESEWRTKIFDDAYTTDLYEGSFEGLYISREEMLEYLEAIQAKTSHIFDSLDDEKLGCPVYGENPQYTYADVITGQIRHIMYNIGYLNGILRQLGMPESDWYSYNEPEGS; encoded by the coding sequence ATGAAAAGATTGGTTACGGAAGCGATGAGGAATCAGTTTGATTCCACCCTTCATATGGCGAATGTACTAATGAAAGTTTGTCCTGATGAGATATGGTCATCGTCCTATCATGAAGTACCTTTTTGGCAGCAGGTCTTCCACTATGTTTATTTTGTCGATTTTTGGATGAGGGAACGATATGATGAAAGTGAGTGGCGTACGAAGATTTTCGATGATGCTTATACTACGGACCTGTATGAGGGCAGCTTTGAAGGACTGTATATTTCGCGGGAAGAAATGCTGGAATATCTGGAAGCGATCCAAGCAAAAACATCGCATATATTTGACAGCCTGGACGATGAGAAATTAGGCTGTCCGGTTTACGGTGAAAATCCGCAATATACTTATGCAGATGTCATTACGGGACAAATAAGGCATATTATGTATAATATCGGTTATCTCAACGGTATATTACGACAGCTTGGAATGCCGGAATCGGATTGGTATTCTTACAACGAGCCGGAAGGCTCCTGA
- the eno gene encoding phosphopyruvate hydratase: protein MNLYLRITDVHGREILDSRGNPTVEAEVTVEGSIVGRAAVPSGASTGRFEAVELRDGETRYFGLGVRKAVKNINTKLKEALIGQNVMDQGLIDRILIETDGTDNKENLGANATLGVSMACARAAAEALEMPLYRYLGGGHTRLLPVPMMNILNGGKHAANTVDFQEFMIMPVQAENFADGLRICAEIYHNLKKILEHKGLSTGVGDEGGFAPDLPDAKAVLELIVEAIEVSKYVPGQDIKIALDVASSELYNEKTGMYHFPGESKLLGSEVVRDTSEMISYYEELIEKFPIISIEDGLAEDDWDGWKELTKRLGDNIQLVGDDLFVTNTKRLDAGIKLEVANAILVKVNQIGTVSEALEAIEMAHKNAYRAVISHRSGETEDTFIADLAVAVNAGQIKTGAPCRSDRVAKYNQLLRIEEELGNVAAYKEPFNKI from the coding sequence ATGAATTTATATTTAAGAATTACCGATGTACATGGAAGAGAAATTTTGGATTCCAGAGGAAATCCCACAGTGGAGGCGGAAGTGACCGTAGAAGGAAGCATAGTAGGTCGCGCCGCTGTTCCCTCGGGAGCCAGCACCGGACGTTTCGAGGCGGTGGAGTTAAGAGACGGAGAGACCAGATATTTCGGACTGGGTGTGCGCAAGGCGGTAAAGAACATCAATACAAAGCTAAAAGAGGCTCTGATAGGACAAAATGTCATGGATCAGGGCCTTATTGACCGTATATTAATAGAAACAGATGGGACGGACAACAAAGAGAATCTGGGCGCTAACGCCACATTGGGCGTATCCATGGCCTGCGCGCGGGCTGCGGCGGAGGCTCTGGAAATGCCTTTATATCGTTACCTCGGAGGCGGGCATACGAGACTTCTTCCGGTGCCTATGATGAACATTTTAAACGGCGGCAAACATGCGGCAAATACGGTGGACTTCCAGGAGTTTATGATTATGCCTGTTCAGGCGGAGAACTTTGCGGACGGACTTCGCATCTGTGCGGAAATCTATCATAACTTAAAAAAGATACTGGAACACAAAGGGCTTTCCACCGGAGTGGGAGATGAAGGAGGCTTCGCGCCGGATCTTCCGGATGCAAAGGCAGTTCTTGAACTGATTGTGGAAGCGATTGAAGTGAGCAAATATGTTCCCGGGCAAGATATTAAAATAGCGCTGGACGTAGCCAGCAGTGAACTCTATAACGAGAAGACGGGAATGTATCATTTTCCGGGTGAAAGCAAGCTGCTTGGCAGCGAGGTAGTAAGAGATACTTCCGAGATGATTTCTTATTATGAAGAGCTGATAGAAAAATTTCCGATTATATCCATCGAGGACGGACTTGCGGAGGATGACTGGGATGGATGGAAGGAGCTGACAAAGCGCCTGGGAGATAATATTCAGTTGGTAGGAGACGACCTGTTCGTAACGAATACGAAGAGACTGGATGCCGGAATTAAACTGGAAGTGGCTAATGCCATTTTGGTAAAAGTAAACCAGATCGGTACAGTATCGGAGGCTTTGGAGGCTATCGAGATGGCCCATAAAAATGCCTACCGCGCAGTGATATCCCATCGCTCCGGCGAGACGGAAGACACCTTTATCGCGGATCTTGCGGTAGCGGTGAATGCAGGGCAGATCAAGACCGGAGCACCCTGCCGTTCAGACAGAGTGGCGAAGTACAATCAGCTTCTTCGCATCGAAGAGGAGTTAGGAAACGTAGCTGCATATAAAGAACCCTTTAATAAAATTTGA
- the secG gene encoding preprotein translocase subunit SecG has translation MEILRTILLIIFIIICLALVILVLMQEGKSAGLGAISGAAETYWGKNKGRSMEGTLVKVTKYLAVGFILLAAILNLNVF, from the coding sequence ATGGAAATTTTGAGAACAATTTTGTTAATAATTTTTATTATAATATGCTTGGCTTTGGTTATATTAGTATTGATGCAGGAAGGTAAATCAGCAGGTTTAGGAGCTATCAGCGGTGCGGCGGAGACGTACTGGGGTAAGAATAAGGGACGTTCTATGGAAGGAACTCTCGTCAAAGTTACCAAGTACCTGGCAGTCGGTTTTATTCTATTGGCAGCAATCTTGAATCTTAATGTATTTTAA
- a CDS encoding cold-shock protein, which translates to MNKGTVKWFNGQKGFGFITDEQGGDVFVHYSGLTMDGYKTLDEGQSVVFDVTKGARGLQAVNVRPA; encoded by the coding sequence ATGAATAAAGGTACAGTAAAATGGTTCAACGGACAAAAAGGATTTGGTTTCATCACTGACGAGCAGGGAGGCGATGTATTTGTACATTACTCAGGACTTACGATGGATGGATATAAGACATTGGATGAGGGTCAATCCGTAGTATTTGATGTTACAAAAGGTGCTCGTGGATTACAGGCAGTTAATGTTCGTCCGGCATAA
- the smpB gene encoding SsrA-binding protein SmpB, translating into MAKEAMKLVANNKKAYHDYFIEEKYEAGVVLHGTEVKSMRMGKCSIKEAFIRIENGEMFAYGMHVSPYEKGNIFNKDPLRVKKLLLHKQEISRLTGQIAEKGYTLIPLQVYFKDGLAKVEIGLAKGKKLYDKRQDIAQKDQRREVEKEMKIKLRG; encoded by the coding sequence ATGGCGAAAGAAGCGATGAAGCTGGTCGCGAATAATAAAAAAGCATATCACGATTATTTTATAGAAGAAAAGTACGAGGCGGGGGTCGTTCTTCATGGCACGGAAGTAAAGTCCATGCGTATGGGAAAGTGCAGCATTAAGGAGGCCTTTATCCGCATTGAGAACGGGGAGATGTTCGCCTATGGAATGCACGTGAGTCCCTATGAAAAGGGAAATATTTTCAATAAGGATCCGCTTCGGGTGAAGAAGCTGTTGCTCCATAAGCAGGAGATCAGTAGGCTCACCGGTCAAATTGCCGAAAAGGGTTATACTCTCATTCCCCTTCAGGTATACTTCAAGGATGGCTTGGCGAAGGTGGAAATCGGACTTGCAAAAGGTAAGAAGCTCTATGACAAGAGACAGGATATCGCCCAAAAGGACCAAAGAAGAGAAGTGGAAAAAGAAATGAAAATAAAGCTGCGGGGATAA
- a CDS encoding TrkH family potassium uptake protein, with product MLLITRWLNPGRFLVLGFASVILLGTILLLLPISANPGVTIHPIDALFTSTSAVCVTGLVVVDTADNFSVFGRTIVALLIQTGGLGITSIGVTFILVAGKKIGLRERVLVKEALNLDTLKGIVQLVKSVMLVTLCFEVVGMALSYIVFLQDYPPLSALGISAFHSIAAFNNSGFDILGGYQNLIPYRDNVLLNLTTCGLVIFGGLGFYVIREILYKRSLRDLSMNTKIVLTMTVSLLAIGTVLLKLTDDVTWLGAFFQSTSARTAGFSTYAPGEFTSAGQFVLIILMFIGASPGSTGGGIKTTTAFTLLKSLFAFAAKRDCTAFRRKIPNESIMKAFTVTILAMIVVCVMTFLICIIEPQFTFMQVFFEVVSGFGTVGLSTGITPDLADISKILLCLTMFIGRLGPLTMACIWVYQPSSNLSYVEERVTIG from the coding sequence ATGCTATTGATAACAAGATGGTTAAATCCGGGCAGGTTTTTAGTTTTGGGATTTGCTTCTGTAATCCTGCTTGGAACGATATTGCTGCTTTTGCCTATTTCTGCGAACCCTGGCGTTACGATCCACCCTATAGACGCGCTGTTCACTTCCACAAGTGCTGTTTGTGTGACAGGACTCGTTGTCGTCGACACGGCAGATAACTTCAGTGTGTTTGGACGAACTATAGTTGCACTATTGATTCAAACCGGAGGACTGGGCATTACTTCTATCGGTGTTACATTCATTTTAGTAGCAGGGAAAAAGATTGGGCTCAGAGAGCGCGTTCTTGTGAAGGAAGCTTTAAACCTGGATACTCTTAAAGGCATAGTACAGTTGGTAAAGTCCGTTATGCTTGTGACGTTATGCTTTGAAGTTGTTGGAATGGCTCTTAGTTATATTGTGTTTTTACAGGACTATCCCCCCTTGTCGGCATTAGGAATCAGTGCCTTTCATTCCATAGCGGCTTTCAACAACTCCGGGTTTGATATCCTTGGCGGATATCAGAATCTGATTCCCTATCGAGACAATGTGTTGCTGAACCTGACGACCTGCGGACTGGTCATCTTCGGTGGTTTAGGGTTTTATGTCATTCGGGAGATACTATATAAGCGTTCTCTGCGAGACCTGAGCATGAATACAAAAATCGTTCTGACGATGACGGTATCATTGCTGGCTATTGGTACGGTCCTATTGAAACTTACGGACGATGTAACATGGTTAGGCGCCTTTTTTCAAAGTACTTCCGCAAGAACAGCAGGCTTCAGCACATACGCACCTGGAGAATTTACCTCTGCGGGACAATTTGTTTTGATTATCTTAATGTTTATCGGCGCATCGCCGGGTTCAACGGGTGGCGGTATAAAAACAACAACCGCATTTACTCTGCTGAAAAGCCTCTTTGCGTTTGCCGCCAAGCGGGATTGTACGGCTTTCCGGAGAAAAATCCCAAATGAAAGCATCATGAAGGCTTTTACCGTTACGATTCTGGCGATGATCGTTGTATGCGTCATGACTTTTCTGATTTGCATTATTGAGCCGCAGTTCACCTTCATGCAGGTTTTCTTTGAAGTCGTGTCGGGATTTGGCACAGTCGGTTTGTCAACTGGCATTACACCAGATTTGGCAGACATCAGCAAAATCCTTTTATGCCTGACCATGTTTATCGGTCGGCTCGGGCCGCTCACCATGGCGTGTATATGGGTGTACCAGCCCTCATCCAACCTTTCTTACGTGGAAGAAAGAGTAACTATAGGATAG